From one Babesia bovis T2Bo chromosome 3, whole genome shotgun sequence genomic stretch:
- a CDS encoding NFkB binding protein, producing MAPVLCAQSSVSTNDEDDFCSSYESHKGEYSTGSTSVGCVSSYCHSPEINIGLGQRRIYFGVEKVLSAVYNAICELYNEDILPTLHEIRRKIQRNSSNLVDGNWLLRICREDLYRRFDVVNISQVDDHHTDKGIQHSWAIMLAGKPFVQREVNPSDPRELADLFRHAVFMASANMSDRPVTTRKHDVNISHDIRNVGGRYLFADHLRKTGPERFRSLPLGKVVRIVQDALDSKILSYDGNNVVPVVSSMSTANKIISRMQMMKANSSKLVEYQIRTMRDNIITILSDKPRNCNESSRKVTNGPKGGYTVKLKSSDNPMSLCKLPLAYKKRFNIDIDFSSVGYSKLIDFLIQEVPECILEPSIDYSRKTNNVTKGFGSLIVNIGYQPSTNILFPLAMNASRLSDNAAIRLVTEW from the coding sequence ATGGCTCCGGTACTGTGTGCCCAATCTTCTGTAAGTACTaacgatgaagatgattTTTGCAGCTCATATGAATCACATAAGGGTGAATATAGTACTGGCTCAACATCTGTAGGATGTGTCTCTAGCTATTGCCATAGCCCAGAAATCAATATTGGCCTAGGCCAAAGGAGAATCTATTTTGGCGTAGAAAAGGTACTTAGTGCTGTTTATAATGCAATATGTGAACTATACAATGAAGATATATTACCCACTTTGCATGAAATTCGCCGTAAAATACAACGAAATAGTTCAAATCTTGTTGATGGAAATTGGTTACTTAGAATATGTAGAGAAGATTTATATCGCAGGTTTGACGTAGTTAACATTAGTCAGGTAGATGACCATCATACTGACAAGGGCATTCAACACTCTTGGGCGATAATGCTGGCTGGCAAGCCTTTTGTCCAACGTGAAGTGAATCCGTCTGATCCGAGAGAACTTGCCGATTTGTTTCGACATGCTGTATTCATGGCGTCCGCTAATATGTCTGACCGTCCCGTCACAACGCGAAAACATGATGTAAATATTAGCCATGATATAAGAAACGTTGGTGGTAGATATCTTTTTGCTGATCATTTAAGGAAAACGGGTCCAGAAAGATTTCGAAGTTTACCCTTAGGCAAAGTTGTCCGCATTGTTCAAGATGCGCTAGATTCTAAAATTTTATCCTATGATGGAAACAATGTAGTTCCCGTAGTTTCTTCCATGTCTACTGCAAATAAGATTATATCACGAATGCAAATGATGAAGGCCAATTCAAGCAAACTTGTGGAATATCAAATTAGGACAATGAGAGACAACATAATTACAATCCTTTCAGATAAGCCGCGAAACTGCAACGAATCGTCAAGGAAGGTAACAAACGGACCCAAAGGGGGCTATACAGTCAAACTGAAATCTAGCGACAATCCAATGTCATTATGCAAGCTTCCTTTGGCTTATAAAAAACGCTtcaatatagatatagaCTTTTCATCTGTCGGTTATTCGAAGTTAATTGACTTTTTAATACAAGAAGTTCCAGAATGCATTTTGGAGCCTTCGATAGACTACTCCAGGAAAACTAACAACGTAACAAAAGGATTTGGATCGTTGATCGTTAATATTGGATATCAGCCATCTACCAACATTCTTTTCCCCTTAGCGATGAACGCTTCGAGACTCAGCGATAATGCAGCAATTCGTCTAGTGACCGAATGGTGA
- a CDS encoding tRNA binding domain containing protein: MLEIVVYSDCVEGRLARLLWGYGKFNNATLSLSSTRTETLVKENGEQSLKQWPDIIEIAVKGASTEDVLVPPTPDQKNKMYSWIDFAFQRNFMINQKDSLKILNVYLEPNTFLVGNNVTLADLVAYVSIHSWMLMSEPHDRIEFSNIVRWFDHIQHLPGIVNTFKDLPLVVVDKDMDLVTAVMDNVTVTAPSAKNPTKGAIDAKSKKEKSPKPVVDERPIADVSRLNIRVGQVMSVDRHPEADRLYCLKIDLGEPELRDICSGLVGYLQPDEIMSKYVCVLSNMKPKNLRGRVSNGMVLCVSNADHTQIELLHPANGTPIGERVTIEGFDGEPDAVLSTKTGKDPFVAVQPDFNCRDTIAYYKDHRFMTTLGPCHCNSFTSGTIS, translated from the exons ATGCTTGAGATTGTAGTTTATAGCGATTGCGTGGAGGGACGTTTGGCTCGTTTGCTTTGGGGTTATGGAAAGTTTAATAACGCCACATTGTCTCTATCATCAACGAGAACG GAAACTTTGGTTAAAGAGAATGGAGAACAATCATTAAAACAATGGCCTGACATTATTGAGATCGCCGTGAAAGGAGCTTCGACGGAAGATGTGCTTGTGCCTCCTACACCGGATCAGAAG AATAAAATGTATTCATGGATTGATTTTGCATTTCAACGAAATTTTATGATCAACCAAAAGGATAGCTTAAAG ATATTGAATGTATATCTTGAACCGAATACATTTTTAGTTGGGAATAATGTCACCCTTGCTGACCTTGTTGCATATGTTTCTATTCACAGTTGGATGCTGATGTCGGAGCCTCATGACCGCATAGAATTTTCTAATATCGTCAGGTGGTTCGATCACATACAGCATCTTCCGGGCATAGTAAACACATTTAAAGACCTACCATTAGTAGTGGTGGATAAAGACATGGATTTAGTTACGGCTGTGATGGACAACGTTACTGTTACTGCCCCTTCGGCCA AAAACCCTACAAAGGGCGCAATAGATGCTAAATCTAAAAAAGAGAAGTCTCCAAAACCCGTTGTTGATGAGAGGCCGATTGCTGATGTTAGCCGTTTAAATATTAGGGTTGGCCAAGTAATGTCTGTGGATCGCCACCCAGAAGCCGATCG CCTTTACTGTCTTAAGATAGATCTAGGAGAGCCTGAATTGCGAGATATATGTTCGGGATTGGTCGGCTACTTGCAACCAGATGAAATTATGTCAAAGTATGTATGTGTTCTGTCCAACATGAAGCCTAAAAATTTACGTGGGCGAGTGTCTAACGGCATGGTTTTGTGTGTCTCTAATGCTGATCACACCCAAATAGAGCTATTACACCCGGCGAATGGAACTCCT ATTGGCGAACGTGTCACGATTGAAGGATTTGACGGAGAACCTGATGCTGTACTCAGTACCAAGACAGGCAAAGATCCGTTCGTGGCGGTTCAGCCG GATTTCAACTGCAGGGATACTATCGCCTATTACAAG GATCACCGATTTATGACCACTTTAGGGCCGTGTCATTGCAATTCATTTACATCAGGAACAATATCATGA
- a CDS encoding putative integral membrane protein — translation MRSTIIIWQTYSLLFALTLHLIYAIPFLERPYFRETDIKYTALDNQNNTIDCKGLRINVLSAIERCDERVKNRTFDIRSYCNSTLTCVPESDCSSTKLKIEIKYTCLESISRPIDDDKEHIKTQDRFMNTDIGCPRENYVDITNAKYGYGWYKGIEVEPINVINDVKLACQYKRACMFNPLVLKKNLYAGEGNYFVIHFRCLPVTDKCYQVNCGQNAHCVNEGDKVMCECDLGSIRENNKCIEITNPSDPRHRTIHLARFDVIPDIDIETLSKEPDENEHIEVSDEEGFGMVDKETGAVVLNGDDPHIIDEDANDPSKINPSDPTISEKLGPDKNNDASTPDIGNVGMDPINAKVDDSAKDITGEHIASPPEHTLPSHKIDIPEPTGVAANKPGEQKNMGTVAVEHKGNDDSGHIITAGDPKDGHNGENNAANKPGEQKNMGTVAVEHKGNDDSGHIITAGDPKDGHNGENNAANKPGEQKNMGTVAVEHKGNDDSGHIITAGDPKDGHNGENNAANKPGEQKNMGTVAVEHKGNDDSGHIITAGDPKDGHNGENNAANKPGEQKNMGTVAVEHKGNDDSGHIITAGDPKDGHNGENNAAERMKQHNNNGGNMQITKDDESAYGNENKNPNAIVGRKNDRISRHQLGSKDTMLNIMSPYTVANPKLSPIKEHGAKLFNVEMSQNAEQNSEHTRLSFKCFIPIGQMSVKEKGQAAHVEFEGRHDKDHEHIYRYRYCTANNE, via the exons ATGAGAAGTACAATTATAATATGGCAGACTTATAGCCTGCTGTTTGCATTAACATTGCATCTTATTT ATGCCATACCATTCCTTGAGCGACCATATTTTCGAGAAACTGATATCAAAT ACACTGCATTGGACAACCAGAATAACACAATTGATTGTAAGGGACTTCGAATCAATGTTCTGTCAGCTATAGAACGTTGTGATGAGCGCGTAAAAAATCGAACATTTGACATTAGAAGTTATTGCAATTCCACTCTCACCTGTGTACCAGAGTCTGACTGCTCGTCTACAAAACTGAAAATAGAGATAAAATACACATGCCttg AAAGCATATCCCGTCCAATCGATGACGACAAAG AACACATAAAAACACAAGATCGGTTCATGAATACCGATATTGGATGCCCTAGGGAAAACTATGTAGATATCACAAACGCAAAATATGGATATGGGTGGTACAAAGGTATAGAAGTTGAACCAATCAATGTCATTAACGATGTCAAACTAGCATGCCAATACAAACGAGCTTGTATGTTCAATCCACTTGTTCTAAAGAAAAATTTATACGCTGGCGAAGGGAATTATTTTGTAATACATTTCAGATGCTTACCAG TAACGGACAAATGCTATCAGGTTAATTGCGGACAAAATGCTCATTGTGTTAATGAAGGGGATAAAGTAATGTGCGAGTGCGATCTCGGAAGTATTAGAGAAAATAACAAGTGTATTGAAATAACAAACCCAAGTGATCCAAGGCATCGAACAATACACCTTGCAAGATTTGATGTTATTCCcgatattgatattgaaACGCTATCAAAGGAACCAGACGAAAATGAGCATATTGAAGTTTCAGATGAAGAAGGCTTTGGCATGGTTGACAAAGAAACAGGTGCAGTTGTGCTTAATGGGGATGACCCCCATATTATTGACGAAGATGCAAATGACCCAAGTAAAATAAACCCAAGTGACCCCACTATTTCAGAGAAATTGGGGCCCGACAAAAATAATGATGCAAGCACTCCCGACATTGGAAATGTTGGAATGGATCCCATTAATGCGAAGGTTGATGATTCTGCAAAAGATATAACAGGTGAGCACATTGCGTCACCACCAGAACATACTCTGCCAAGTCACAAAATAGACATACCTGAACCTACTGGAGTTGCAGCAAACAAACCAGGAGAACAGAAGAATATGGGCACCGTTGCCGTGGAACACAAAGGGAACGACGACAGTGGTCATATAATAACAGCAGGTGATCCTAAAGACGGTCACAATGGAGAAAATAATGCAGCAAACAAACCAGGAGAACAGAAGAATATGGGCACCGTTGCCGTGGAACACAAAGGGAACGACGACAGTGGTCATATAATAACAGCAGGTGATCCTAAAGACGGTCACAATGGAGAAAATAATGCAGCAAACAAACCAGGAGAACAGAAGAATATGGGCACCGTTGCCGTGGAACACAAAGGGAACGACGACAGTGGTCATATAATAACAGCAGGTGATCCTAAAGACGGTCACAATGGAGAAAATAATGCAGCAAACAAACCAGGAGAACAGAAGAATATGGGCACCGTTGCCGTGGAACACAAAGGGAACGACGACAGTGGTCATATAATAACAGCAGGTGATCCTAAAGACGGTCACAATGGAGAAAATAATGCAGCAAACAAACCAGGAGAACAGAAGAATATGGGCACCGTTGCCGTGGAACACAAAGGGAACGACGACAGTGGTCATATAATAACAGCAGGTGATCCTAAAGACGGTCACAATGGAGAAAATAATGCAGCTGAGCGAATGAAACAGCATAATAATAATGGCGGCAATATGCAAATAACTAAGG ACGACGAGTCTGCCTATGGCAATGAAAACAAGAATCCCAACGCGATTGTTGGAAGGAAAAATG ATAGAATTTCAAGACACCAATTAGGTAGCAAGGATACAATGCTAAATATAATGAGTCCTTATACGGTGGCAAACCCAAAGTTGTCGCCTATCAAGGAACATGGAGCTAAATTGTTTAATGTAGAGATGTCGCAAAATGCTGAACAAAATTCAGAACATACAAGATTGTCATTCAAATGCTTCATACCAATTGGTCAAAT GAGTGTAAAAGAAAAAGGCCAAGCAGCTCATGTGGAATTTGAAGGAAGACATGACAAAGATCatgaacatatatatcgttaCAGATACTGCACTGCTAATAACGAATAA
- a CDS encoding Histidine phosphatase (branch 1) family protein, with amino-acid sequence MDSQSKVAISLAVLVALYSSFYLYLNSFKEGVHIETKKGCIPSNLPQFTTSCLKYRLHLLLSSLKRFIVDRPNRGIEKAIEKQEELSKSISSTSTSSRKVIYFIRHGQSIWNMTFNYNSNIILILIRVVRLFLIETFISPTNDTCLYDSPLSMTGINQALEMSKNICETEDPISDDLKVLSSNSGQTSVLFTSNLRRAQSTMLLALQDRLRLNNEKIEVCNELEELVPHPDCVSLSSTFQESTVPSLEVIIVPDKAKNYSRYLDYRIGTDVTKMAAYERMLAFNDLVFKRQESHIIICGHSRWIRSYLKCFLPKASNDHEFSRNKIGNLDTLRFELIRQECSGGQAYYSVEPNSVKLVYKNTK; translated from the exons ATGGATTCGCAATCAAAGGTTGCCATCAGTCTTGCTGTCTTGGTGGCGTTGTATAGTTCTTTTTATCTCTATCTTAATAGTTTTAAAGAAGGTGTACACATAGAGACTAAGAAAGGATGTATTCCATCTAATTTGCCTCAATTTACCACCTCATGCTTAAAATATCGTTTGCACCTTTTATTATCCTCTCTTAAGCGCTTTATCGTTGATAGGCCTAATCGTGGTATTGAAAAGGCTATAGAAAAACAGGAAGAATTGTCAAAGTCAATATCAAGTACATCAACGAGTAGTCGCAAGGTGATTTATTTTATTCGTCATGG GCAATCCATATGGAATATGACCTTCAATTACAATTCGAATATTATACTGATTTTAATTCGTGTTGTACGTTTGTTTTTGATtgaaacatttatatcTCCCACCAACGACACATGTCTATATGATTCACCATTATCAATGACTGGAATTAACCAGGCTCTGGAAATGTctaaaaatatatgtgaGACGGAAGATCCAATATCAGATGATCTGAAAGTTTTATCAAGTAATTCTGGTCAAACGTCTGTTCTTTTTACATCTAACTTACG TCGTGCTCAGTCGACCATGTTGCTTGCGCTTCAAGACCGTCTTCGCCTAAACAACGAGAAGATCGAAGTTTGCAATGAGCTtgag GAATTGGTGCCTCATCCTGATTGTGTTTCACTATCCTCAACATTCCAGGAGTCTACGGTACCCTCTCTGGAGGTCATAATAGTTCCTGACAAGGCTAAGAACTATTCTCGTTACCTAGATTATCGCATTGGTACTGATGTTACTAAAATGGCTGCTTACGAAAGGATGCTAGCGTTCAACGATCTTGTATTCAAACGCCAGGAAAGCCACATAATCATATGTGGTCACAGTCGTTGGATTAGGAGTTATTTAAAGTGCTTCTTACCGAAGGCTTCGAATGATCACGAGTTCAGTCGAAATAAGATTGGGAATTTAGACACTCTTCGCTTTGAGTTAATACGCCAAGAATGTTCAGGTGGACAGGCTTATTACAGTGTGGAGCCAAACAGTGTGAAATTGGTATACAAGAACACCAAGTAA
- a CDS encoding putative eukaryotic translation initiation factor 4A, giving the protein MATSDGSNDVPSSNSGIDAMESNYDEVVDSFEALKLNEDLLRGIYSYGFERPSAIQQRGIKPIIENHDTIGQAQSGTGKTATFSIAALQLIDYSVVSCQVLILAPTRELAQQIQKVVLALGDYLKVQCHACVGGTIVRDDVHKLKAGVHMVVGTPGRVYDMIDKKALLTNKIKLFILDEADEMLSRGFKGQIHEVFRRMPPDVQVALFSATMPNEILELTTKFMRSPKRILVKKDELTLEGIKQFYVMIDKEEYKFDTLCDLYESVTITQAIIYCNTRRKVDMLTSKMQERDFTVSSMHGDMSQNERDLIMREFRSGSTRVLITTDLLARGIDVQQVSLVINYDLPMSPDNYIHRIGRSGRFGRKGVAINFLTPMDVECMKNIENYYNTQIEEMPAEIAEYM; this is encoded by the exons ATGGCGACGTCTGATGGTTCAAACGATGTTCCTTCTTCTAACAGTGGTATCGATGCCATGGAATCTAACTACGATGAAGTAGTTGATTCTTTCGAAGCTCTTAAACTGAATGAAGACCTGTTACGTGGTATTTACTCTTATGGTTTTGAAAGACCCTCTGCTATTCAACAGCGTGGAATTAAACCAATTATTGAAAACCATGATACAATAGGGCAAGCTCAGTCTGGAACTGGAAAAACCGCTACCTTTAGTATTGCCGCCCTCCAGCTAATCGATTACAGTGTTGTTTCTTGCCAGGTTCTCATTTTAGCTCCAACTAGAGAACTCGCTCAGCAGATTCAAAAG GTTGTTCTTGCACTCGGTGACTACCTCAAGGTCCAATGCCACGCGTGCGTAGGAGGTACCATTGTGAGAGACGACGTGCATAAACTTAAGGCCGGTGTTCACATGGTTGTGGGAACACCTGGACGTGTATATGACATGATAGATAAGAAGGCTCTTTTGACCAACAAGATTAAGTTATTTATTTTAGATGAAGCTGATGAAATGTTGTCACGTGGATTCAAAGGGCAAATCCATGAAGTTTTCAGGAGGATGCCTCCAGATGTTCAGGTTGCGCTCTTCAGTGCCACCATGCCTAACGAAATTCTTGAACTGACAACCAAGTTCATGAGGTCGCCAAAGCGCATTCTTGTTAAAAAAGACGAACTCACTCTTGAAGGTATTAAACAATTTTATGTCATGATAGATAAGGAGGAGTACAAGTTCGACACGCTCTGTGATCTTTACGAATCTGTCACTATCACACAGGCCATTATCTACTGTAACACACGAAGGAAGGTGGATATGCTAACCAGCAAAATGCAAGAGCGTGACTTTACCGTGTCTAGTATGCACGGTGATATGAGTCAGAATGAGCGTGACCTAATTATGAGGGAGTTTAGATCGGGGTCCACGCGTGTGCTTATCACTACCGATCTTTTGGCCAGAGGAATCGATGTACAGCAAGTATCGTTGGTCATCAATTATGACCTTCCCATGTCTCCTGACAATTACATTCACAGAATCGGTCGTTCTGGACGTTTCGGTCGTAAAGGTGTCGCTATCAACTTCCTAACTCCCATGGATGTTGAATGCATGAAGAACATTGAAAACTACTACAACACCCAAATCGAAGAAATGCCTGCAGAG ATTGCGGAATACATGTAA